One window of the Anaeromyxobacter dehalogenans 2CP-C genome contains the following:
- a CDS encoding efflux RND transporter periplasmic adaptor subunit — protein MRRWIVLGAVVALALAGAAAIVGRGAAEVEVRRAARGPIAEWVEGTGKARVRERHAVSAPVAGALERVEVHAGDAVRAGEVVARVLPLTPTPLDARTRAEARARAAAAKAAEAQADAALRRARVVEADAARTLERARALLAASAMAPSDHDAAEAGARAAREEVDAARAAVGRARAERAAAEAVLAAPRGAAGGAFPVTSPVGGVVLRVLQESPGPVLAGTPVLELGDPGDLEVALELLTEQASRVRAGAEVELTAWGGDAPLAGRVRRVEPSAFTKVSALGVEEQRVNVLVDPAGAAGAWSALGDGWRVEGRVAVARRADALRVPASSVFRGDGGWAVYAVEGGRARLRTVRLGALAATEVEIAEGLADGTPVVLRPTGALRDGARVRAREP, from the coding sequence ATGCGGCGCTGGATCGTGCTCGGGGCGGTGGTGGCGCTCGCGCTGGCGGGCGCGGCGGCGATCGTCGGCCGGGGAGCGGCCGAGGTGGAGGTCCGGCGCGCGGCGCGCGGCCCCATCGCCGAGTGGGTGGAGGGCACCGGGAAGGCCCGGGTCCGCGAGCGGCACGCCGTGTCCGCCCCGGTGGCCGGGGCGCTCGAGCGGGTCGAGGTCCACGCCGGCGACGCGGTGCGCGCCGGCGAGGTGGTGGCGCGCGTGCTGCCGCTCACGCCGACGCCGCTCGACGCTCGCACGCGCGCGGAGGCCCGGGCGCGCGCGGCCGCGGCGAAGGCCGCCGAGGCGCAGGCGGACGCGGCGCTGCGCCGGGCCCGGGTGGTGGAGGCCGACGCGGCGCGGACGCTCGAGCGCGCCCGGGCCCTGCTGGCCGCCTCGGCCATGGCGCCGAGCGACCACGACGCCGCCGAGGCCGGCGCGCGCGCCGCGCGCGAGGAGGTGGACGCCGCGCGGGCCGCCGTGGGCCGGGCGCGGGCGGAGCGCGCCGCCGCGGAGGCGGTCCTCGCCGCGCCGCGCGGCGCGGCCGGTGGCGCGTTCCCGGTCACGTCGCCCGTGGGCGGCGTGGTGCTGCGCGTGCTGCAGGAGAGCCCGGGCCCGGTGCTGGCGGGCACGCCCGTGCTCGAGCTGGGCGATCCTGGCGACCTCGAGGTCGCGCTCGAGCTCCTCACCGAGCAGGCCTCGCGGGTGCGCGCCGGGGCGGAGGTCGAGCTGACGGCCTGGGGCGGCGACGCGCCGCTGGCCGGTCGCGTGCGCCGGGTGGAGCCGTCGGCGTTCACCAAGGTGAGCGCGCTCGGCGTGGAGGAGCAGCGGGTGAACGTGCTGGTGGACCCCGCGGGCGCGGCGGGCGCGTGGTCGGCCCTCGGCGACGGCTGGCGCGTGGAGGGGCGCGTGGCGGTGGCGCGGCGCGCGGACGCGCTCCGCGTGCCGGCGAGCAGCGTGTTCCGGGGCGACGGCGGCTGGGCGGTGTACGCGGTCGAGGGCGGGCGGGCGCGGCTGCGGACCGTGCGGCTCGGCGCGCTGGCGGCCACCGAGGTGGAGATCGCCGAAGGGCTGGCCGACGGGACGCCGGTGGTGCTCCGGCCCACCGGCGCGCTGCGCGACGGCGCGCGCGTGCGGGCGCGGGAGCCGTGA
- a CDS encoding SDR family oxidoreductase: MRRDLAGKVAVVTGASAGVGRAVARELGRARMRVALVARNGEALENAAREIRAAGGEAIAVVADVSDAAAVEAAADAVARAWGGIDVWVNDAMVSVFAPVMETTAEEYRRVTEVTYLGYVHGTRAALRHMLPHDRGHVVQVGSALCYRSIPLQSAYCAAKAAVRGFTDALRCELAHDRSRVRLSMVHLPAVNTPQFELVRTRLPGHPKPVPPIYQPEVIARAVLAVLRRPRRELWVTWSTTRAILGQRTIPGLLDRYLGRIGYRAQQADRPPEPGRPDDLDRPVPGDHGARGEFSAEARPRSASLWFTLHRRSLAAGAVLLAVGAAWVSRNVRFAT; this comes from the coding sequence GTGAGGAGGGACCTGGCGGGGAAGGTGGCGGTGGTGACGGGCGCGTCGGCGGGCGTGGGGCGCGCGGTGGCGCGCGAGCTGGGGCGGGCGCGGATGCGGGTGGCGCTGGTCGCGCGGAACGGCGAGGCGCTCGAGAACGCCGCGCGCGAGATCCGCGCCGCGGGCGGCGAGGCCATCGCGGTCGTCGCCGACGTCTCGGACGCCGCCGCGGTGGAGGCGGCCGCGGACGCGGTGGCGCGCGCGTGGGGCGGCATCGACGTGTGGGTGAACGACGCGATGGTGAGCGTGTTCGCCCCGGTGATGGAGACGACCGCAGAGGAGTATCGGCGCGTGACCGAGGTGACGTACCTGGGCTACGTGCACGGGACGCGCGCCGCGCTCCGCCACATGCTGCCCCACGACCGCGGTCACGTCGTCCAGGTCGGGTCCGCGCTCTGCTACCGCTCGATCCCGCTGCAGAGCGCGTACTGCGCCGCGAAGGCGGCGGTCCGCGGCTTCACCGACGCGCTCCGCTGCGAGCTCGCGCACGACCGCAGCCGGGTGCGCCTCTCGATGGTGCACCTGCCCGCCGTGAACACGCCGCAGTTCGAGCTGGTCCGCACGCGCCTGCCCGGCCACCCGAAGCCGGTGCCGCCCATCTACCAGCCCGAGGTGATCGCGCGCGCGGTGCTGGCGGTGCTGCGGCGCCCGCGGCGCGAGCTGTGGGTCACCTGGAGCACGACGCGCGCCATCCTCGGCCAGCGGACCATCCCGGGCCTGCTCGATCGCTACCTGGGCCGCATCGGCTACCGGGCGCAGCAGGCGGATCGGCCACCGGAGCCGGGCCGGCCGGACGATCTCGACCGGCCGGTGCCGGGCGATCACGGCGCGCGCGGGGAGTTCTCGGCGGAGGCCCGCCCTCGCAGCGCGTCGCTCTGGTTCACGCTCCACCGCAGGAGCCTGGCCGCGGGGGCGGTGCTCCTGGCCGTCGGGGCGGCATGGGTGTCACGCAACGTGCGGTTCGCCACCTGA
- a CDS encoding STAS domain-containing protein, producing MTSQEPGETHTIRRDGVFDVPAAEDVARSLASARPGTQVRVDLTHVREFHDFGVAVLARALAGCPARVSVRGLRQHHRRLLRYLGVAGPPDDAANVPA from the coding sequence ATGACGTCGCAGGAGCCGGGGGAGACCCACACCATCCGCCGCGACGGCGTGTTCGACGTGCCGGCGGCCGAGGACGTGGCCCGGAGCCTCGCCTCCGCCCGGCCCGGCACGCAGGTCCGCGTCGATCTCACGCACGTTCGCGAGTTCCACGACTTCGGCGTGGCGGTGCTGGCCCGCGCGCTGGCCGGCTGCCCGGCCCGCGTGTCGGTTCGCGGCCTGCGGCAGCACCACCGGCGCCTCCTGCGCTACCTCGGCGTGGCCGGGCCGCCCGACGACGCGGCGAACGTTCCCGCGTAG
- a CDS encoding endonuclease/exonuclease/phosphatase family protein, with protein sequence MPRPDRTRPAALAVLALAAACAPPPLDAPPGPPAALVRVVSWNVHDLFDDLDRTEPPGALDTVATAGEVDARLARVAAVLGRLDGDLVLLQEVETAALAEALAARAGYAQARLVEGNDPRGIDVAVLSRLPLRAYVSHRDERDAAGRPLFPRDCVEAHAALPGGRTLALVGSHLSSALSDDGTRRAAQAARMREIADRLLRDGARVVAGGDLNDEAGSFALGPLFGDGAWVDPAAALPPDAAWTWSGGGDRAALDHLAVPRADAASVVQAAVAGGTDVEAASDHRPVVLDLWLR encoded by the coding sequence ATGCCCCGGCCCGACCGCACCCGCCCCGCCGCGCTCGCAGTCCTCGCGCTCGCCGCCGCCTGCGCGCCGCCTCCCCTCGACGCGCCGCCGGGGCCGCCCGCCGCGCTGGTGCGCGTCGTCAGCTGGAACGTCCACGACCTGTTCGACGACCTCGACCGGACCGAGCCGCCCGGCGCGCTCGACACGGTCGCCACCGCCGGCGAGGTGGACGCGAGGCTGGCGCGCGTCGCGGCGGTGCTGGGGCGGCTCGACGGCGACCTGGTGCTCCTGCAGGAGGTGGAGACCGCCGCGCTCGCGGAGGCCCTGGCGGCGCGGGCGGGCTACGCGCAGGCGCGCCTGGTGGAGGGGAACGACCCCCGCGGCATCGACGTGGCGGTCCTCTCGCGGCTGCCGCTCCGCGCCTACGTCAGCCACCGCGACGAGCGCGACGCCGCGGGCCGGCCGCTGTTCCCGCGCGACTGCGTGGAGGCGCACGCGGCGCTCCCCGGCGGCCGGACGCTGGCGCTGGTGGGCAGCCACCTCAGCTCGGCGCTGTCCGACGACGGGACGCGCCGGGCCGCGCAGGCGGCGCGCATGCGCGAGATCGCCGACCGGCTCCTCCGCGACGGGGCCCGGGTCGTGGCGGGCGGCGACCTGAACGACGAGGCCGGGTCGTTCGCGCTCGGGCCGCTCTTCGGCGACGGCGCCTGGGTCGATCCCGCCGCGGCGCTGCCGCCGGACGCGGCCTGGACCTGGTCCGGCGGCGGCGACCGGGCGGCGCTCGACCACCTGGCCGTCCCTCGGGCGGACGCGGCCTCGGTCGTGCAGGCCGCGGTCGCCGGGGGGACGGACGTGGAGGCGGCCTCGGATCACCGGCCGGTGGTGCTGGACCTGTGGCTGCGCTAG